In one Mauremys mutica isolate MM-2020 ecotype Southern chromosome 3, ASM2049712v1, whole genome shotgun sequence genomic region, the following are encoded:
- the GCM1 gene encoding chorion-specific transcription factor GCMa has translation MLKAADDIMDQEDSTSQSGEMTSWDINDIKLPQDVKQTDWFQEWPDSYVKHIYSSDDKNAQRHLSSWAMRNTNNHNSRILKKSCLGVVVCSNDCSAADGRKIYLRPAICDKARQKQQRKCCPNCSGPLKLISCRGHGGYPVTNFWRHEGPFIFFQSKGAHDHPRPETKLEAEARRSIQKAQTAVSPTSPRLKRCREAQSLTGEMQSQEAWPLLLSNQENYISSCSFNGHLLDKNPQEQIINNCLSLAKNYGFGRSPYLTEHSQDIGSNKYYEKCKEIGSREHDRRDLSGPSVCNMYADYGEPQPWNKNTTLERNPCTDKCCNGSTLSLADLYCEIVSPQNCMDSSIQHVPNIPPTTKAGYHPSRPNPGLSGDDFYEGKLHVNYNSSYIPSSFYHLSSEDPYLIMNSAHHHQQPSPLTKGNEWDFEEERKYTNLDYCNNEMIFSLYPLR, from the exons ATGCTGAAAGCTGCAGATGACATTATGGACCAGGAGGATTCTACTTCTCAAAGTGGAGAAATGACAAGCTGGGATATCAATGACATCAAACTGCCTCAG GATGTGAAACAAACAGATTGGTTTCAGGAATGGCCAGATTCCTATGTAAAGCATATCTATAGCTCGGATGATAAAAATGCTCAGAGGCACCTGAGTAGCTGGGCAATGAGAAACACCAATAACCACAACTCTCGCATCTTAAAAAAGTCCTGCCTTGGGGTAGTGGTCTGCAGCAATGACTGCTCAGCCGCAGATGGGAGGAAGATCTATCTGAGACCAGCCATATGTGATAAAGCCAGGCAAAAGCAGCAAA GGAAATGTTGTCCAAACTGCAGTGGACCTTTAAAGCTTATTTCCTGTCGAGGCCATGGTGGGTACCCTGTCACCAACTTCTGGAGGCATGAAGGGCCATTCATATTTTTTCAG TCTAAGGGGGCCCATGATCACCCCAGGCCAGAAACAAAACTAGAAGCAGAAGCAAGAAGATCAATACAGAAAGCACAGACAGCTGTTTCTCCCACCTCTCCAAGACTAAAAAGATGCCGGGAGGCTCAg tCCCTGACAGGTGAGATGCAAAGTCAAGAAGCTTGGCCTTTACTTCTTTCCAATCAGGAAAACTACATATCATCCTGTAGTTTTAATGGACATTTACTAGACAAAAACCCTCAagagcaaataataaataattgtttGTCTCTTGCTAAAAACTATGGTTTTGGAAGATCCCCTTACCTAACAGAACACTCTCAGGACATAGGATCTAACAAATACTATGAGAAGTGCAAAGAAATTGGCAGCAGGGAGCATGACCGCAGAGACCTGTCTGGACCGTCTGTGTGCAATATGTATGCTGACTATGGAGAGCCACAACCCTGGAATAAGAACACTACCCTAGAAAGGAATCCATGTACTGACAAGTGTTGCAATGGTTCTACTTTATCTTTGGCTGATCTGTATTGTGAAATTGTTTCTCCACAAAACTGTATGGACTCCAGTATCCAACATGTTCCCAATATACCACCGACAACAAAGGCTGGCTACCATCCATCCAGGCCTAACCCAGGCCTGTCTGGAGATGATTTTTATGAAGGGAAATTGCATGTGAATTACAACAGCAGCTACATCCCTTCCTCTTTCTACCATCTCTCTTCGGAGGATCCCTACCTCATTATGAATTCTGCACATCACCATCAACAGCCTTCGCCACTCACGAAAGGAAACGAATGGGACtttgaagaagaaagaaaatacacCAATCTGGATTACTGCAACAATGAAATGATTTTTAGTCTCTATCCTTTACGATGA